The genome window GTTTGGTGCCAGTGTGTGAAAAACCTCCCTAATACACTGTGAGAACAAAAGTAAATGAAAGTGTACCGATTTGCTCGCATCTTCGAGTTTCCTCACACACAGGTTCTCCAGGGGAATAATCCCAATTGGATCTTTATCCTGagggaagagataaatatatatGGCACAGTTAACCTTTCAACTAACTAAACAATGTTTGAATTTCCATATTTCTTGTAGCATACTTACTGTTGTGTATTCAAAGTAGTACAGGCAGCTGTCTGTCAAAATAAACCACCTCCTCTTCCAGGTTTTAATCTGACCACCTTTAACAAAGAAAGCATAAGCTTGAGGAAAAAATGTAGACGAATATTCTGTTATCAGCTCTAAAATGCTAAAATCATCTCTGATTTTTCTGTGTTGGTTTAAACAGCATCATCTCACCCCTTTTAAGCAGCCAGCCTTCTCTGTCTGgattaaaaaatgtcagtgtcaggTCATTCCCATCATCCTCTGGGATTTTGAATGGCTCGCTGCGGATGCTGGTATACAGTTTCTGAAaatgtaagaaagaaaataatgtgggtttgaattttaaatgtaGACTATATTAGCTGTTAAATGTAAGATTATCTTAACAATTGATttagacagaaacagaagaagtcACCTTGTTGAGCAAAAACAGAACTACAAGAGTTAgcaaaaagtcaaaatgactcATTGTGATGAATGATTTCTGTTTGAGTGAATATGAAAGTCCAGGAGTTTGGAGATAATAAAagaactgattaaaaaaaaaatgttttcaagttGAGGCTGAAATACAAGAAATTCCCCCCGTAACTCAAGGTTTTCATAattttttgatgttttaaccCTACTGTCATCTTAAGATACAAAAAAGACCTGTTCCTGTGTTTTCAGCATGAAATTTAAAGACTTTTCTTCATCTACTATTAAAAATTGAatttttatattacagtatCATGCTGCCTCAGGGTAAGGAACTCGAAATAGAGCTTATAGCtcaccactttggtccagactgatAAACCTCAGCTCAGCTATTGGTATGAAATTTGTAGATATCATGCTCCCCAGAGGATACGCCAAGGAACACTGACAATAGCACCAACATCAGGTCAAATTTTGACAATATTATGGTCGCGACTATATAACTGCATAAATAATAACACTGTTGTCAGCCTCATCTGTACAATGTGTTATTAAATGTAACATGCAACAGACTGTACTAAACAAAGACAGTAAGCATGTTAAACATCAGCACATTACCACTGTTACTGGGACAACGTAAGCCTGTAGATATCAGCCGTAAGTCATGCTGCGCCTGAGCTGCTAGTTTGGTTATAgtcttttagttttagtatgtttttattaggcaataaattaattaaatctcAACCTCAAACTTCTGCTAAAGCACAATGCATGAGTGATTAGGCTATATTTAATGTAGTTTATTGATCAGCAGAGTTATTGAGTTTTTCAGCACATTCTCACTGGACATTAGTAAAACACTAGTTTTGATTTTAGCAGCTGACCGTAAGCAGCTCAGTGGGCAGGTCTTCCCCATTGTTGATTCCTCTGTTCATGGAAACAAATCGCTGCAGACTGGGTTTGTCTTTCACGTTTGGGTTGTGGAGACTCGTGTTGAGCATGATGATGGCAAAAGACAGGATGTAGCAGGTGTCtgttacacatacacatagaaaatacacaaagaccACAGTGAGCTTTCCTCAGCTGTGCATTATTATCACTGCCTCAGCTCTATAAATTGCACCCATTAAAAATAATAGGTTTCTGTGAGAGTTGCCTGAACAAAATCACTTATATTGAACTGTCAGCTCTGTTCACTAAATGAAACATGTTACTGTGAACATAAAAGGTAAGGAGTGGAAAATAGATTCATTTTACCTGAGGATAACCACTCCTTTAGAAgttcttgtcatttttatttcaaaagtttaaatgtaaattgaagAGTCCACATGACAGACCATGAAAACGAATCAGGTGAGTCGAAGGCTGTTTGTGCTTGTACCTGTGGACTGGAAGACCCCCGGATTACAGTCGCAGTAACGAGTTGCAAACGCCTCCATCATCCTGTCAATCTTCTGCGCTTCCCCCGGGAGACGAAAGCTCCACAGGAACTGCCTGCAAGATGGCAGGTGTGAAAGAACAAAAGCACGTGCTGAGGAGAACAAATTTCTACATCATCAGAAAAGCAAAGCTAAAGgtaaaactgctgcagcagttcatgcacacattcacactttttttttttttacaccaacCTCAGCGCCTGCACCAGATTCAGATCAGAGAATTCATGCAGGGCCACAAATGCTTTCAGTATATCCAGATGCATTTCCTCCCTGTGTGAATATTAAGAAACCAAGAGGTGATGAAAAAGCTTGTGAttgtcacatacacatttgTACAAGCCAACTCAGTGTCCTGAGAGCTGTACCTCTCTCCCAAGAAGCTGCCGATGGCCGTCTTGTTCAGTCCTTCCTCTTTATAAAGAAACTCGGCCACCGACGCTGCTCGCCATTCAAGCAGGTTGTTTTCAACCAGGTACTGTACGCCCTGCACAGGGAGAATGAGGGGTTAGAGTTGTGggattgttgtttggaaacCAGGAGAGTGCAAATCAGAAACGtccatgttcacacacacaaactggttGTTCAGAGTGAAAGAGCAAGAAACCCATTGTATACACGTGGCAGAGTCTTTGAAGTTTTAGGGTTTCACATGTATGTGCTTTGGGCAGGAAATAAGAGCCACAGTAAGCTTTCATGCTAAATGTTGCCAAAAAATTCTTATCAAAGCTGTTAGCACTTATCCAGTTATATATGTACAGAaagttttccttttctccttctgAGTCACAGTTGCGATGAGAAAAGTGAATATCGCATGCTGTTATCACTCTCTTTTCTGAGTGCATACTCTTGCTAAATGGTTCTTCAAATCAATTCCACTTAAAGACGCCCTTAACCCCAAGAAGTCTTAAAGCTTCTCATCCACCCACTCGTCCACGTCCTCAGGCCTGAGCGTGGAGAGGCCACAGGCCGAGGGACCCGGCTTTGGCCAGGCATGCAGAAAAGAAAGATTGAAAAGACAGAGGTCACAGTGGTGAAGTGGCGCCTCTGCCCCACTTCAGGGAACAGGATGTGGTTTTCTCGCTATTGCTCATCCTCTGCATCTGTGCGTGTGCGTTCTTTGCACTTCagcatgtcacacacacacatacaagttTGTATTTCTATTGTATCATTATTAAAGTATTGTATTGTACTATTCTGTGTGTATTATCTTGTTAGGCCCCCCCTATAGACATAATGCGGTCCCCTCAACAAATAACTAGCTGTGTGGAGTTATCTTTGCAGCCATCTTGCCTCTGACATTCAGATCCAGAGGAGCTGAAGTGAGTGAAAGTCTGCTGTGACTCAGAAGGATCAGAATCACATTGTTTCCAAACTGCTGTATTCAATGCCAAGTAGTGTGCATGAATGAAAGATGATGTTACACACTGAGAGGTATCTACTGCTATGCACATACTATATCTCAGTACACAGTACTTTCCTGTGATTTTAAACAGATGTATTATGTTCAGGTACACAggtgtaaatatatatatatatatatatatatagacacacacacaatgacacaactTAAAGTCACCTTTTTGGGATCCatgttgaatttctttttcCCATGCAggaattttctgtttctcacaacatttttactgtaataaacaaaaatcatcATTTTCAGAAACAGATTATTAGATACATGGGCCTCATTCACATGCAGACTACTTCATTCACACAGCATTCTTCGGAGGGAAATTTCTTAAAACCCCTTTACACAGTTTTTCAAGATTCTGAAATTCATCAATTTCTTAATTCTTAGATAAGAACAAAATCTACAGACTAATATTACAGGGTTTAAGTTATGTATATGCTTGGTATGTATACATGCAtaacatgaaataaagaaaaacataatctaAACCTATATAAGCTACTAAATGCTCTCAATGACCAAGAGTTTAAAACccaaaacattcattttcaatgCTAAGCAGCAACAAAAATCTGCAAAATCTCACATGTAGACCAGGACACAACAAAGACTATATGATGATTAACAACTATCAACTAAATGGTCATCAATTCAAGTTTTTTCATCaatcaattattaaaatgaactcATCAGGCCATTTTCTTCCTGATTAGCAAGGGTGCAGATTGATAAAGTGGTGGGTGTTTTGGGGGTTTGCGCAGCGCATTACTGAGAAATTGTGGTTGTCATGCCAGTAAATAAATTCTGTGTATTACCATCACAGCCTTTGTTTATCGCACTCCGTGCAGCAACTAAAACAACAGGAAGTCCATATATGTAGATAGACATGACACTCGCATTCCTAATATGTCACAAGGTTATTTCTCCCCAGCTCATGGATCTGTCACCATGCTCAGTaacattgttggttttgttacactcacaaaacatgcagaaaaaaaaaacagctggatGGACACTAGCCTACTCATTACCAACCAGACGGTACTCATACCTCAGCAGGGTATTTATGCTTTTACTTAGAAAGTATCTATATGTCAAATCAGCTGTAACACCTAAATGGAGAAGTAGTGAGAAGCGGATGAGcagctaaaaagaaaacatgtagtTGAAATGGCTAGCTATTGGACAAATAAATAGTACATTCTAACCAATTGAATGGTTTAAATACTGCAGTAGCACTATTAAAAAAATAGGCAAGCATTTAGCAATGGTTAAAAGTAGAagacttgtttttaaattaatacataataTGCGACCAATGTAGCCCAATGTATTAATACCTACAGTAGCTGGGTAAGTGGTACACAGTATGAATGCTGTAGTTACTGTAAGTTTAAAGTATCAGATAAGAGATGGTCGAATTGATCAGGTTCACATACCACtacagaaaaagtgaaaggtTTAAGGTTCACGTGTGTTTTAAACAGCATGTAATGGAAACTAGTTGGCTCCGAAATTGCAACAAAGCTGATTGAATGACTTTGTCAAACTGAGCGTTATGCGTGCCGTGGGAGTCTAAACTGCATCAGTCACCTAAATAAGAGGAAGAGGCCGTGCTGACTCACACAAGAGCTGCCCCCAAAATATGCTCATACTCACTTCTGCTCCTTCAGTTCAGGGCTGAGGAATTCTGGCACGTTGTGATTTATCTCCAGTCTCAGTTTCTGTGTGAGGGAGCAGAGAACGAGAGCGGTGACGTTAGCTCGGGATCAAGGTTTGTTATTACATCATACACACCACCTCACAGACTCAGTGCTGCAGTACATGACTCATGGCAGATTTGTCCCTCCACTGTTGTGAAGTAACCTTCGAATTCTTTACATGTCAATTGAAAGTTAGTGAATGCAACACCTTTGTGTGCTGAGAACAGCTCCGAGGTTGTCAGAATAATCAGTCAATTAATGTAAGACCTTGGAGAAATATATTCACCAGTACCTGAATATCATCCAGCAGCTCAGTCTTGATGGTTTCACCCTGCCTCATCTCTGCTAGGGAGAAGTTCAGTGGAACTGGGACAACAAAAAAATATCAACAGTAAGACAGTTGGTGACATTATCTCTGAGCAGGAATGCAGTGCTACGGTCCTTGCTCCTTCACACCTACACCACAGCGTGCATCACAAGTTTACCCTTCAGTGGTCAAAGAAGTGTTCAACAGGCTGAAAATAGatgcttctcttcctcttttgaATCAACGTGTGAAGAATTTAGGAAAATTATAACTACTTAATGACAATACCTCATAGTTTGTGTGGGAAAGAAAgatgatttacagtataaatgtataaacaaATGATTGAGTAACAGAGGTCTCAAATGATACAAACTACCAACTACaacaataaatgacaataacAGTGCTGTAAATTATGTGTTGCAGGTAAATAAAGACCTATAGGTCTTTATTTGGGAAGGTATTATGTTAGTTCacatctgaaatctgaaatttTGCACCTAGGTCCATTATTGTCTTCAGTTTTTATACTATTTGTAATGAATTCATTTATATATAGGTTTGTAGTATGCGCATATATGCACTGCATGTGCAGTAAATGTACTGTGGCTATTAATGgtttgttaaaaacacagtgaaataataaCAACCAATCAATTAGCAGCATTTTAAGTCTGGTCTGTATTGTAAACCACAGAAATGGTAAGACCAAGAATCATCTTGAGTTTCACCAGCGACCTTCCACCATATTGTAAACTAATGATTAAAAGTAAGTAAAAGCATACCTTTTCCCCAGAGGAAACTGTCTCGTCTGCTTATTGCCATGTTGTAGATGGTGCAGAGCGACTGAACGGCTGTACAGGAAATAAGTGTCAGAGTGAAAAAAGGGCCGGCGCTGCCGCTCTGACGCTGGAGAGACTCAAAagtttttcttacttttctgATGACGTGCGTACACAGATGCTGACATGCAGGTATCTCATTCATGTCTTACAACTATGCAATACTGCTTCTACTGCATTATACCACATTATAGCCATTGTTGCAAACACACCTACTTTATACACAACTACTATTTGTGCCATGGTAGCTTCACAAAGTGccttagaaataaaacaacatgaagaaaCAATTAAGACACTGGCACGGTACTGGGCTTGAGCTTGCTGGCACCTTAAACgtgtaaaatttaaataaaatttaagaattaattaactaaactactcattttattttattcacagcaTTTGCTGGTTGTTTGAGTGAAGCGAccatttaaatgaatttgttAACCACCATGAAGAAGTGTGAAGTCCCAAAAGACAATGACATAGCAGTGTACAGTAGTAATAGACAGTCAGGGTAATAAATTATAGTGTTTAGAAAGACCTCTTAACCACCTCTTAACGACTCCACCGCCCACTACGACCTCAATATTAAATGtgtagtagaattatcacctttctggtAGTTTCGGTTTAAAAGTGAGACATATCACCATATAAAAGTAggattcatggcagagctgctgtattggattggaTCAGgttgtacaggtgtacagtgTAGGTCAAGTCTGCCACATTATTAATGAAGTCAGAAATAGCTTACTGTACCTCACTCACAGAGTTGAGAGTAACATGAATGTGCACCTACAGTACAGTTGTGTGAAGTAATGACaattgaaaatgtcacagaataaaaaaacatcatgtcTACTCCCCAGCAAAGGGGACAGTACCTAAGAAATGCAGCCCTTAATGATTAGTGAAATAATGACAAACTGAAGTATagtactttccaccactgtctgtttccatgacagggacaaaattatgtttttacaaaagtGTCAGATGTGTGTTGTTCAGTAGGAAGGAAACAAAACCCGACCAGAACAGGGCATCTTTTATTTCTGAAGGTGAGGCTACACATAGCCTCCACGTTCCAGAGATTGTTGTTATTAACTTTTAAAGACCTGTGATATTATCGGTGTCTCATTGTCCACCCGAAAGActggactccaaaacacaacatgagcaatatagtgtatgccACCCAGTGCAGTGAAGCACGCgctgagctgtacattggagaaactaaacagcAGTTACACTGGAGGAgcaacacctcaggacctgaatcagctgtgtaccttcatcttaaggacaaaggacactcatcTGAGAACAATGACGTTCACGTATTGGACAGAAAGGACAAGTGGTTTAAGAGGTGTGAGGGAAactttgcatgtgcaaatcaacgCCCCCTCACTTAACAGAGATGgaggccttagacacaacctgtcttctatgTATCATGCCGCCCTTTCATCAGTCTCCAGAAAGCCCGATTCAAACCTGCACCAGGTCGGACACACCTAACAACCCACTTTAGGCGATAAGagggttggcagaggtgtgactattacatccttcacatccttcccttccattgtttcacatAATGAGTCTGTacaggccaaggggtggagtgaaaccaaacctggagcatacaTTTGTGggctctaaccaactatcttcagactgaagaagccacgtggaagagaaataaaacgtTTTAACCTAACAAGATAGAAGTCCAGTCGCCATGACTCGCCTGTAAAACTAGATCAGTAAGGGCTCATGGGCGTTTTCTCTCTCGATCTCTGTGGCCGCTGAAGATTTTAGCTAGTTTAGCTATTTTAGTTACAGTTACCTACCTCACATTTTATACTGTGGTTTGTTATTTATGTGTCTGAGTACTCTCTGACTTCCCCAGCCTGTCTGTGGCTCTCATCTCATTGGTTCCcagatataaaaagaaaaagtcatgcATGTTGTTCAATTCTTTAAAGAAAGAAGTCATTTTCTTAAACAGCTGTGCACACAGCAGTTCGGAGCattcagaaataaataaagcgTTTGCAGGGGATCGTTTCCAACAGATGTTTTGCTGCTGTAATGATTTCCCACTGCAGAGCATTGTGTGCATGATTGAGGCAAAATAATGTGGCGTGTGTGTCCATGGTAATGAAGGAACAAGGCACCAGGTACAACtgtgtgtgactcactgatgGGTTTTTAAATAGTTGCAACAACTGACAACATAGTGCAGAAAACTGGTGTGACTATACACAATACTTATAATAAtagacatttagtcatttggcctTTTGACACTTTATATCCAAAGCAGAACAGACAGTTAATAGGATTAAGTCATCGACAAAGAATAACAGACTCATTCCTCATTACACCTTCACACAACACCTGAGTGTAACCAGGAAGAAGTGAGTCTGGGAGTCTTAGAAAAACgacccccacccctccttctAGAAAGAAAGGTTGGGGGCTTTAACTGTTCTGTAATGTCTGTGAGCGCTTGATAAGCTAACTGGTCTTTACGCTGCCTTCTGAGTGTGTAAATCTAACTCACCAGTGCTCTGAAACAAGTGCTGCCTATGTCATTTACACTTCTTTCTGCACCGTACAGTCTCCTATCTTTTAAAATCGGTTTTGCACTGTATGCAGGAAGTGACTTGTGCAACATTCCACCAAATCTATCTATGCTGAGATCACATTTCCAGTTAAAACTATGGTCACTTAAGTATATAAATAGCgatttttggttttactttacagtaaatgtgtgattaAGGAATTCAATGACAcgtttttatatatttgaagTCAGCTGTTAAGGTTTTACTGTAACTGCCTATTTGTAAAACTTCCATGAATAATAAACACGTCACTAATTGCATTACTTCAGTTACACCTctgactgtgtgaatgttttaCCTACAGCAGAGACAGTACGTATATTTGAATTGTTACAATCGACTGTATGTGCAGTATTGTATGAGTTAGTGGAGAAAAATTTCTCAAACCTGcttttgtgttgctgcagcacagactgtGACAAAATATTAACTCCTTACTCACTGAGAAATGATTTGAATACAGACCCAGAATAGACCCAGCAGCAAGAAGAAGCCTGACAATGTGTTCTGACCAGGATTGTTCAGATTGATCTCCTGTCAAATTAGGCAGTAGTAGTTATAAGATATGGTAGTCTTCTACTACAATGCTTTAATCAACCTCTAAAGGCTTCTATCGTTGTATTGTTCCCACAGTTCCatatttattatgattaaaCAGACACTATTATTGAACAGGCCTACTGCAAACAGGCCCAGGGTTTCAAGGATTCAGAGAGGATGTCGACCTGCCACATACCTTGTTCACAAGATAATCATACAACTGTACAGAGACTCCAAAcagctacaaagagacaaacgTTAAAAAACGCCACAAAGCGCTCAAAATGACCACAATGAGACACAAATAATCCTTAGAGAAGCAAACTGCAGCCACTGAGATGCAAAATGAACACCAACAGATGCAAAACAATGGCAAAGACACACAGATCAACTGTAAAGGGGCTCAATTAAACTGCAGGGAGACACACATTAACAGTAAAGATACAAAAATCAAATGTACAGAGGCTCAAAAAGTAACAATAAGATGCAAAACCTCAGCAAACAGattcaaaacaataataataacaacaaatacaggTTAACTGCAAAGAGACAAATCTCATTGTCTTCTGTGGGAGGGTATGGACCTTCTTAGCATTCAGAGTGACTGGAGTGTTGGGAGAATTTGATTAGTATGCAGCTCCAATATCTAGGAGCCTAAGATCAGTCAAAGCAAATGAAGGTTCCTCCAGCATGAGCTTCAGCGACTgtccacattcacacactgctcCAGCACGTCACAAAGACTAAGAATTACCACCTACTACCTAACTACTGCACAAATCGCAGCTGCGCTAGATGAGACGGAGGACGGGGAAAATTGTCCTTTATATTGGTAATTGAGGCACCATCCATCCTAATTTGTGCCGTTTAGAACCTCCGCTTGCACAAACAAGTGCACTAAGTGTTTTGATTTATCATCAGGCTTCAACAATAGCAACCTATCTTCCCTTTCTTGGTCCCACAAGCCAACACCTGACACATTTCCTCATGTGAAACTTGGTGTGTAACACTCCTGTTCAGCGTCTTGTTTAAGGTCCTAATGCTTCATTCAGTTGCCATAGTAACC of Anabas testudineus chromosome 8, fAnaTes1.2, whole genome shotgun sequence contains these proteins:
- the cyth4a gene encoding cytohesin-3, translating into MAISRRDSFLWGKVPLNFSLAEMRQGETIKTELLDDIQKLRLEINHNVPEFLSPELKEQNKNVVRNRKFLHGKKKFNMDPKKGVQYLVENNLLEWRAASVAEFLYKEEGLNKTAIGSFLGEREEMHLDILKAFVALHEFSDLNLVQALRQFLWSFRLPGEAQKIDRMMEAFATRYCDCNPGVFQSTDTCYILSFAIIMLNTSLHNPNVKDKPSLQRFVSMNRGINNGEDLPTELLTKLYTSIRSEPFKIPEDDGNDLTLTFFNPDREGWLLKRGGQIKTWKRRWFILTDSCLYYFEYTTDKDPIGIIPLENLCVRKLEDASKSNCLELYNPKGQKIKACKTENKGRVVQGKHQSYKLSAASAEERDNWIDAIRASITKDPFYDLVTLRKRKVISNSS